Proteins found in one Takifugu rubripes chromosome 15, fTakRub1.2, whole genome shotgun sequence genomic segment:
- the rskrb gene encoding ribosomal protein S6 kinase-related protein — MGADGSKTRKRSEGEDSSGWRGFFSSMGLSIPATLCRLAPPGLHLNQRRMLRGKAPDIPEHVLRLAGVGPDKLRAEWSFPAFIAMFLPEFPHKVVPGHEHFQVLSYIAKGSFGPILKVKDKARQKTYAVKVIPKAEILRLGVLEQSKEEVIIQRQVHHPFVHDLQDCWQTQRHIYIMCDYCSTGDLYTYWQMIGQFTEDTVRVFAAELGCALGFLHDFGIIHRDVKMENILLTDNGHLRLADFGLSRRLERGGRAFTICGTIQYMAPEVLSGGPYNHAADWWSLGILLFSLVTGKFPMPPESDHCSMLRKVRSFPYEMPLSFSPPLALLITELLCKSPSRRLRTLERFKRQTFFFGMTFDLTLLQRQPVEVILKLRERPDRAAKARRGFTLSLQPLKGFDYDSFLSPPATPDTLLEAGAHIHSAAPLPGPALPLQPAQDKGQRWEVFV, encoded by the exons ATGGGGGCCGACGGCAGTAAAACCAGAAAG AGGTCTGAGGGTGAGGACTCATCTGGGTGGCGTGGGTTCTTCTCCAGCATGGGTCTGTCCATCCCAGCGACCCTCTGTCGTCTTGCCCCGCCCGGTTTGCATCTGAACCAGCGTCGAATGCTCCGAGGCAAGGCCCCAGACATCCCCGAGCACGTGTTGAGGTTGGCAGGGGTCGGCCCAGACAAGCTGAGAGCGGAATGGAGCTTTCCTGCTTTCATCGCCATGTTCCTGCCCGAATTCCCCCACAAAGTTGTGCCTGGGCACGAGCACTTTCAG GTGTTGAGTTACATCGCCAAAGGTTCATTTGGACCCATACTGAAAGTGAAAGACAAGGCCAGACAGAAAACATATGCTGTCAAA GTTATTCCTAAAGCGGAGATTTTAAGGCTCGGGGTGTTGGAGCAGTCAAAAGAAGAAGTTATTATCCAG CGTCAGGTTCATCATCCATTTGTCCATGACCTCCAGGACTGCTGGCAGACTCAGCGGCACATCTACATTA TGTGCGACTACTGCAGCACCGGAGACTTGTACACCTACTGGCAGATGATTGGCCAGTTTACTGAGGACACGGTGCGAGTGTTTGCAGCAGAGTTGGGTTGTGCTCTCG gatttctGCATGATTTTGGCATCATCCACCGGGATGTTAAG ATGGAGAATATTCTTCTGACTGACAACG GACACCTACGTCTAGCAGACTTTGGTTTGTCCCGTCGCCTGGAGAGGGGAGGTCGAGCTTTCACCATCTGTGGAACCATCCAGTATATGG CCCCAGAGGTGCTGAGCGGTGGACCATACAACCATGCAGCTGATTGGTGGTCACTGGGAATTCTGCTTTTTTCATTGGTCACTGGCAAA TTCCCTATGCCTCCAGAGTCTGACCACTGCAGTATGCTCAGAAAAGTGAGGAGTTTTCCCTATGAAATGCCCCTTAGTTTCAGCCCGCCGCTGGCATTGCTAATAACTGAG CTTCTGTGCAAGAGTCCCTCCCGCCGCCTCAGGACCCTCGAGCGCTTCAAACGCCAAACCTTCTTCTTTGGGATGACATTTGACCTCACCCTGCTACAGCGCCAGCCCGTGGAG gtgATTCTCAAGCTAAGAGAGAGACCCGATCGGGCCGCCAAAGCCCGGCGAGGCTTCACTCtgtccctgcagcctctcaaGGGCTTCGACTACGACTCTTTCCTCAGCCCACCTGCCACCCCCGATACGCTCCTGGAGGCTGGAGCCCACATTCACAGCGCTGCACCACTGCCCGGCCCAGCACTCCCCCTGCAGCCTGCTCAGGACAAAGGCCAACGCTGGGAAGTGTTTGTCTGA
- the cct8 gene encoding T-complex protein 1 subunit theta isoform X2 — protein MALHVPKAPGFAQMLKDGARHYSGLDEAVFRNIRACKELSHTTRTAYGPNGMNKMVINNLEKLFVTNDAATILRELEVQHPAAKMLVMASHMQEQEVGDGTNFVLVFAGVLLEVAEELLRMGLSVSQLIEGYEKACKKALEILPDCVCSSAKNLHDVKEAASYIRTAVASKQYGNEDFLADLIAQACVSIFPDSGSFNVDNVRVCKILGCGVTASSVLHGMVFKKEVEGDVTSVKDAKIVVFSCPFDCMVTETKGTVLINNAKELMDFSKGEEVMMEAQVKAIKDAGANVVVAGGKVADMALHYANKYQLMVVRLNSKWDLRRLCKTVQAVALPRMGAPTPEEMGHCDSVYVTEVGDTQVVVFKHDKEDGAISTVVIRGSTDNLMDDIERAVDDGVNTFKLLVRDKRLVPGAGATEIELAKHLTSYGESCPGLEQYAIKKFAEAFEVLPRALAENSGVKATELISKLYATHHEGNKNMGFDIEAEGPAVRDVLECGILEPYLVKYWGIKLASNAAITVLRVDQIIMARPAGGPKPPQGKKDFDEDD, from the exons ATGGCTCTCCACGTCCCAAAGGCTCCTGGCTTTGCCCAGATGTTGAAAGATGGTGCCAGG CACTATTCGGGGCTCGACGAGGCAGTGTTTCGTAACATCAGAGCCTGTAAGGAGCTTTCTCATACCACACGCACCGCCTATGGGCCAAATG GCATGAACAAAATGGTCATCAACAACTTGGAGAAGCTGTTTGTCACGAACGATGCCGCAACCATTCTCAGAGAGCTTGAG GTACAGCACCCAGCTGCCAAAATGTTGGTGATGGCATCCCACATGCAAGAGCAGGAGGTTGGAGATGGTACAAACTTTGTGCTGGTCTTTGCTGGAGTTCTCCTTGAGGTGGCAGAAGAGCTCCTCAGAATGGGCCTTTCTGTGTCACAG TTGATAGAAGGCTATGAGAAGGCCTGCAAAAAGGCTCTGGAGATTCTACCAGATTGTGTCTGTTCCTCGGCCAAGAACCTCCACGATGTCAAAGAGGCAGCGTCTTACATTCGTACAGCGGTGGCCAGTAAACAATATGGCAATGAAGACTTCCTGGCAGACCTCATCGCGCAGGCCTGTG TGTCCATTTTCCCGGACTCTGGCAGTTTCAACGTTGATAATGTCAGAGTTTGCAAAATATTG GGTTGTGGGGTGACGGCATCATCCGTGCTGCATGGCATGGTCTTTAAGAAGGAGGTCGAGGGGGATGTCACATCAGTCAAAGATGCCAAGATCGTGGTCTTCTCCTGCCCCTTTGATTGTATGGTGACGGAGACCAAG GGCACAGTTCTGATTAACAATGCGAAGGAACTCATGGATTTCAGTAAAGGAGAGGAGGTCATGATGGAGGCTCAGGTGAAGGCCATCAAGGATGCCGGCGCCAATGTGGTAGTAGCTGGCGGAAAAGTGGCCGACATGGCGCTGCACTATGCCAACAAATACCAGCTCATGGTGGTGAG GCTCAACTCTAAGTGGGACCTCAGGAGGTTGTGCAAGACGGTGCAAGCTGTGGCCCTGCCCCGGATG GGGGCTCCAACTCCAGAAGAGATGGGTCACTGTGATAGTGTGTATGTAACTGAAGTTGGGGACACGCAGGTGGTGGTTTTCAAACACG ATAAGGAAGACGGCGCCATCTCAACAGTGGTGATCAGAGGCTCCACCGATAACCTGATGGATGACATTGAGAGGGCTGTGGATGATGGGGTCAACACCTTCAAGCTTTTGGTCAGG GACAAGCGGCTGGTACCTGGAGCAGGTGCCACAGAGATCGAACTGGCCAAGCACCTCACTTCCTACGGAGAG TCCTGCCCTGGTCTGGAGCAATATGCTATTAAGAAGTTTGCTGAGGCCTTTGAGGTGCTGCCACGTGCGCTTGCTGAGAACTCTGGTGTGAAGGCTACTGAGCTCATCTCTAAACTGTACGCCACACATCACGAGGGAAACAAAAACATGGGCTTCGATATCGAG GCTGAAGGACCGGCTGTGAGGGACGTCCTAGAATGTGGTATTCTGGAGCCTTACCTGGTCAAATACTGGGGCATTAAACTGGCCTCTAACGCCGCCATTACAGTACTGAGAGTCGACCAG ATCATCATGGCCAGACCAGCAGGGGGACCCAAACCTCCCCAGGGCAAGAAGGACTTTGATGAAGACGACTGA
- the cct8 gene encoding T-complex protein 1 subunit theta isoform X1, which translates to MALHVPKAPGFAQMLKDGARHYSGLDEAVFRNIRACKELSHTTRTAYGPNGMNKMVINNLEKLFVTNDAATILRELEVQHPAAKMLVMASHMQEQEVGDGTNFVLVFAGVLLEVAEELLRMGLSVSQLIEGYEKACKKALEILPDCVCSSAKNLHDVKEAASYIRTAVASKQYGNEDFLADLIAQACVSIFPDSGSFNVDNVRVCKILGCGVTASSVLHGMVFKKEVEGDVTSVKDAKIVVFSCPFDCMVTETKGTVLINNAKELMDFSKGEEVMMEAQVKAIKDAGANVVVAGGKVADMALHYANKYQLMVVRLNSKWDLRRLCKTVQAVALPRMGAPTPEEMGHCDSVYVTEVGDTQVVVFKHDKEDGAISTVVIRGSTDNLMDDIERAVDDGVNTFKLLVRDKRLVPGAGATEIELAKHLTSYGESCPGLEQYAIKKFAEAFEVLPRALAENSGVKATELISKLYATHHEGNKNMGFDIEAEGPAVRDVLECGILEPYLVKYWGIKLASNAAITVLRVDQIIMAKPAGGPKAPKQRGHWDKDSWDEEPDKFDTHH; encoded by the exons ATGGCTCTCCACGTCCCAAAGGCTCCTGGCTTTGCCCAGATGTTGAAAGATGGTGCCAGG CACTATTCGGGGCTCGACGAGGCAGTGTTTCGTAACATCAGAGCCTGTAAGGAGCTTTCTCATACCACACGCACCGCCTATGGGCCAAATG GCATGAACAAAATGGTCATCAACAACTTGGAGAAGCTGTTTGTCACGAACGATGCCGCAACCATTCTCAGAGAGCTTGAG GTACAGCACCCAGCTGCCAAAATGTTGGTGATGGCATCCCACATGCAAGAGCAGGAGGTTGGAGATGGTACAAACTTTGTGCTGGTCTTTGCTGGAGTTCTCCTTGAGGTGGCAGAAGAGCTCCTCAGAATGGGCCTTTCTGTGTCACAG TTGATAGAAGGCTATGAGAAGGCCTGCAAAAAGGCTCTGGAGATTCTACCAGATTGTGTCTGTTCCTCGGCCAAGAACCTCCACGATGTCAAAGAGGCAGCGTCTTACATTCGTACAGCGGTGGCCAGTAAACAATATGGCAATGAAGACTTCCTGGCAGACCTCATCGCGCAGGCCTGTG TGTCCATTTTCCCGGACTCTGGCAGTTTCAACGTTGATAATGTCAGAGTTTGCAAAATATTG GGTTGTGGGGTGACGGCATCATCCGTGCTGCATGGCATGGTCTTTAAGAAGGAGGTCGAGGGGGATGTCACATCAGTCAAAGATGCCAAGATCGTGGTCTTCTCCTGCCCCTTTGATTGTATGGTGACGGAGACCAAG GGCACAGTTCTGATTAACAATGCGAAGGAACTCATGGATTTCAGTAAAGGAGAGGAGGTCATGATGGAGGCTCAGGTGAAGGCCATCAAGGATGCCGGCGCCAATGTGGTAGTAGCTGGCGGAAAAGTGGCCGACATGGCGCTGCACTATGCCAACAAATACCAGCTCATGGTGGTGAG GCTCAACTCTAAGTGGGACCTCAGGAGGTTGTGCAAGACGGTGCAAGCTGTGGCCCTGCCCCGGATG GGGGCTCCAACTCCAGAAGAGATGGGTCACTGTGATAGTGTGTATGTAACTGAAGTTGGGGACACGCAGGTGGTGGTTTTCAAACACG ATAAGGAAGACGGCGCCATCTCAACAGTGGTGATCAGAGGCTCCACCGATAACCTGATGGATGACATTGAGAGGGCTGTGGATGATGGGGTCAACACCTTCAAGCTTTTGGTCAGG GACAAGCGGCTGGTACCTGGAGCAGGTGCCACAGAGATCGAACTGGCCAAGCACCTCACTTCCTACGGAGAG TCCTGCCCTGGTCTGGAGCAATATGCTATTAAGAAGTTTGCTGAGGCCTTTGAGGTGCTGCCACGTGCGCTTGCTGAGAACTCTGGTGTGAAGGCTACTGAGCTCATCTCTAAACTGTACGCCACACATCACGAGGGAAACAAAAACATGGGCTTCGATATCGAG GCTGAAGGACCGGCTGTGAGGGACGTCCTAGAATGTGGTATTCTGGAGCCTTACCTGGTCAAATACTGGGGCATTAAACTGGCCTCTAACGCCGCCATTACAGTACTGAGAGTCGACCAG ATCATCATGGCTAAGCCTGCAGGGGGACCCAAGGCTCCCAAACAGAGGGGCCACTGGGACAAGGACAGTTGGGACGAGGAGCCCGATAAATTTGATACTCACCATTAA
- the LOC105417495 gene encoding uncharacterized protein isoform X1, with the protein MASSVMDGVGKAVVGVWRAHTVLDESDGAESSPEAPDRFRKLRSSSSLNSLRMSLRKRLPLRAVQTNSLPENPTGEPVKEQPKTSTVRKLSRCARNSVSEMYQRLQRTREFSREECLVQTPGRTDNVEQRAASTSRTPRRTPGRAATPRRTPGNANTPGRTPGSRGRRTPDAGVRGVKAAGGRRHLVRMAALRSPYASPSAHSQRLKFDQDLESVSSGLRRLKHLSKVFDDLIGRDDSTSAKETCGGAVMRKLDPSGKLSRSNLARRATNLSDTLGGWANTAVNTIHKSI; encoded by the exons ATGGCATCTTCAGTGATGGATGGAGTTGGAAAGGCTGTGGTAGGAGTCTGGCGGGCGCATACCGTCCTGGATGAGTCTGATGGGGCAGAAAGCTCTCCAGAAGCCCCCGATCGCTTTCGCAAGCTtcgctcctcatcctcactcaACTCTCTGAGAATGTCCCTGCGCAAGCGCCTGCCGCTGCGCGCCGTCCAGACCAACTCCTTGCCAGAGAATCCCACTGGGGAGCCTGTGAAGGAGCAGCCAAAAACCAGCACCGTCCGAAAACTCAGCCGATGCGCTCGCAATTCAGTCAGTGAAATGTATCAG aggctgcagaggaccCGAGAGTTTTCCAGGGAGGAATGTTTGGTACAGACCCCAGGTCGGACAGACAACGTTGAACAAAGGGCAGCTTCCACCTCTCGCACCCCAAGACGCACGCCTGGGCGGGCTGCCACTCCCAGACGAACCCCTGGAAATGCCAACACTCCAGGGCGCACGCCAGGCTCCAGGGGACGAAGAACCCCTGATGCAGGTGTACGTGGGGtgaaggctgcaggaggcaggaggcaccTGGTCCGTATGGCGGCACTACGAAGCCCTTACGCCTCCCCCAGCGCCCACAGCCAGAGACT AAAATTTGACCAAGATTTGGAGTCGGTGTCCAGCGGGCTCAGGAGGCTGAAGCATCTGTCTAAAGTGTTTGATGACCTGATCGGCAGAGACGACAG CACAAGTGCAAAGGAAACTTGTGGAGGAGCCGTGATGAGAAAGTTGGACCCCAGCGGTAAACTCAGCCGGTCCAATCTCGCTCGCCGAGCAACAAACCTGTCTGACACACTCGGAGGCTGGGCCAACACAGCCGTGAACACTATTCACAAATCCATCTGA
- the LOC105417495 gene encoding uncharacterized protein isoform X2, with protein sequence MASSVMDGVGKAVVGVWRAHTVLDESDGAESSPEAPDRFRKLRSSSSLNSLRMSLRKRLPLRAVQTNSLPENPTGEPVKEQPKTSTVRKLSRCARNSVSEMYQRLQRTREFSREECLVQTPGRTDNVEQRAASTSRTPRRTPGRAATPRRTPGNANTPGRTPGSRGRRTPDAGVRGVKAAGGRRHLVRMAALRSPYASPSAHSQRLKFDQDLESVSSGLRRLKHLSKVFDDLIGRDDRQFGYSLIAE encoded by the exons ATGGCATCTTCAGTGATGGATGGAGTTGGAAAGGCTGTGGTAGGAGTCTGGCGGGCGCATACCGTCCTGGATGAGTCTGATGGGGCAGAAAGCTCTCCAGAAGCCCCCGATCGCTTTCGCAAGCTtcgctcctcatcctcactcaACTCTCTGAGAATGTCCCTGCGCAAGCGCCTGCCGCTGCGCGCCGTCCAGACCAACTCCTTGCCAGAGAATCCCACTGGGGAGCCTGTGAAGGAGCAGCCAAAAACCAGCACCGTCCGAAAACTCAGCCGATGCGCTCGCAATTCAGTCAGTGAAATGTATCAG aggctgcagaggaccCGAGAGTTTTCCAGGGAGGAATGTTTGGTACAGACCCCAGGTCGGACAGACAACGTTGAACAAAGGGCAGCTTCCACCTCTCGCACCCCAAGACGCACGCCTGGGCGGGCTGCCACTCCCAGACGAACCCCTGGAAATGCCAACACTCCAGGGCGCACGCCAGGCTCCAGGGGACGAAGAACCCCTGATGCAGGTGTACGTGGGGtgaaggctgcaggaggcaggaggcaccTGGTCCGTATGGCGGCACTACGAAGCCCTTACGCCTCCCCCAGCGCCCACAGCCAGAGACT AAAATTTGACCAAGATTTGGAGTCGGTGTCCAGCGGGCTCAGGAGGCTGAAGCATCTGTCTAAAGTGTTTGATGACCTGATCGGCAGAGACGACAG ACAGTTCGGCTATTCTCTAATTGCGGAGTAG